Part of the Prevotella communis genome is shown below.
TACCAGACCCACCTGCCGGTTGTCCAGACCAGCAGCTTCCTTCAGCCATATAGGCAAGGTAGGAATCAGCATTGTAACGGCCATCGACAGCAAAAGGTTTGCTAGCACCATCAGCCAGAACTCCTTATGCCACAGTCCGATATGTAACCTTGTGCCTTGTGTGTTCACGCTTATAGTCTTTAATTAATACGATTCACTCTCGTTGGGGAAGTCACCGCTCTTCACGTCAGTAACATACTGTCCGATAGCATCCGTCATCACCGTATTCAGGTCGGCATAGCGACGCAGGAAACGGGGAGAGAAGCCCTGGTTCATACCCAACATATCCGCTACTACCAGGATCTGGCCGTCGCACTTACCGCCAGCACCGATACCGATAGTAGGCACACTGATTTCCCTGGTCACCTGTTCGGCCAGTGCTGCGGGCACTTTCTCCAGTGTCACGGCAAAACAGCCGGCCTCACTCAGAGCCTTGGCATCCGACAGTAGTTTGGCGGCCTCCTTCTCCTCCTTGGCACGTACAGCGTATGTACCAAACTTATTAATACTCTGAGGTGTCAGTCCCAGGTGGGCCATCACGGGGATACCGGCATCCAGGATAGCCTTGACGGTGTCCAGTATCTCTACGCCACCCTCCATCTTCAGGGCGTCACATCCACTCTCCTTCATGATGCGGATAGCATTCACCACGCCATCATGCACACCAGTCTGATAAGAGCCGAAGGGCATGTCACACACCACCAGTGCACGTTTCACGGCACGAACCACCGAACGTGCGTGATAGATCATCTGATCTACGGTCATAGGCAACGTGGTAGAGTTACCAGCCATCACATTTGATGCTGAGTCACCCACCAGGATGCCGTCAATACCGGCACGGTCTACGATGCCTGCCGTGGTGTAATCGTAAGAGGTGAGCATTGAGATTTTCTCACCTTTCTGTTTCATTTCAATAAAGCGATGTGTCGTCACTTTACGATTGTCGCTTACTAAATATCCTGCCATAATGTGTTTAACTTTTGGTAATTTATATCCTGATAATCTTTAATCTGTATATTCGATAATGCCTCGATATTCTCCTTGGTATTCGTGGTGGTCAGTCCCACGACGTACATGCCGGCAGCACGTCCGCTCTTCAGTCCATTAATACTATCCTCCAACACGACACACTCGTCCGGACTCACGCCAAAACGCTCAGCACCCTTCAGATAGCAGTCGGGCGAGGGCTTGCTCTCAGCAAAGTCCTCACTGGTCAGAATCGCGTCAAAGAGGGATTTGAACTCCGGACGTACACGGAATACGCTCTCCATCTTCGGCATATTGCTGCTTGTCACCACAGCCGTCTTCACGCCATGCTGGCGCAAGTCGCGCACAAAAGCCTCGAAGCCAGCGATATAGCTATAGTCCATCTGTGCCTCAAATTCGTTCAGGCGCCGGGTCACTATATCGCGCTCTTTCTCCAGTTCGCCGCTCCACCACTTGTCATAAATCTGCTGCAGCGTAGAACCCTTTATCTCATGTTCCAGCCCTGGGCGTTCCGGATGATATAACCGGCACTGACTTCCCCAGAAAACGGTGTACTGTGGCTCTGTGTCAAACACCACACCATCCAGGTCAAAAAGCGCCGCTTTAAGTTGTTTCATTACTTCTTCTATTTAAAAATCGGGTGCAAAGGTACAAAATAATTGAGAATTAAGAATTCTTTTTCAAGAAAAAGCGGTCAAGCCGAGCGAAGAATTAAGAATTATTTGTATCTTTGCACCATGAAATTGATTGAAAAGTATTTTCCAAAGCTCACCAACGAGCAATATGCGCAGTTTGAATCCCTGAATGCGCTGTATCATGAATGGAATCAGAAGATTAACGTTATCTCGCGCAAGGATATCGACAATCTGTATGAGCACCATGTGCTTCACTCCATGGCTATCGGCCGCTTCATAGGCTTCAAGCCCGGCACGCAGATTCTCGACTTCGGCACCGGTGGCGGTTTCCCCGGTGTGCCCCTGGCCATTCTGTTTCCAGAGTGCGAGTTCAAGCTCATCGACGGCACGGGCAAGAAGATTCGCGTGGCGCAGGAGGTATGCGATGCTATCGGACTGAGGAACTGTCACCCCGAGCATCTGCGTGGCGAGGACGAGAAAGGCAAGTACGACTTCGTGGTGAGTCGTGCCGTGATGCCCCTGCCCGACCTTGTGAAGATTGTCCGCAAGAATATCAGCAAGGAGCAGCGCAATGCCATCCCCAACGGTGTCATCTGCCTGAAGGGAGGCAACCTGCAGGGCGAGACGCAGCCTTTCAAGAAGATTGTCCAGTCCACGGAACTCTCCAGCTATTTCAGTGAGGAGTGGTTCAAGGAGAAATACTGTATCTACTTACCATTGTAACCATGCTGACTATCAAGGCTTTTGAGGTAAACCCTCTGCAGGAGAACTGCTACGTAGTGAGCGACGACACAAAAGAGTGTGTCATCATTGACTGTGGTGCCCTTTATGACAACGAACAGCATGCTATCCAGAACTATATCCGGGAGCAGCAGTTGAAACCCGTGCACCATCTCTGCACGCATGGCCACTTTGACCATGTGTTTGGCGCTGCCTTTGTTTACAAGGCCTTCGGACTGAAGCCTGAGGCTCACGCCAATGACCAGACGATGATAGAGGACCTTGACCAGCAGTGCCGCATGATGGGTTTCGACCTTGGCACCAGTTTTACCAACATCCCCTTGGGCAGGATTCTCAGTGATCAGGATGTCATCACCTTTGGCCATCACAGTCTGAAGGTGCTCCACACCCCAGGCCATTCTTCCGGCAGCATCATCTTCTATTGCGAAGAAGAGCATGTAGCCTTCTCGGGCGACACGCTCTTCCGTATGAGTGTAGGCCGTACCGACCTCCCTGGCGGCTCTTGGGAACAGTTAATCAACAGCCTTTCTACTGTCATTGCCCAGCTCCCCGCCGAGACCACCGTCTATCCAGGCCATGGTCCCAAGACCAATATCCTCGATGAGGTAAGGATGAATCCATATTTCCATTAACCATAGATAACCATAGAATATAAGAATGAAAAGATTGTTTTTATGCTACCTGTTTTTAATGGTAGCAATTGATATTGTGGCTCAACATGTGGATACGCCAAAGAAACTGGTGAGCGGCTACGTGATAACCAACGATAATGACACGATACACGGCACGATAGACTATATCTCGAAAAAAGAGAATAATGCCGTCTGCCGGTTCTTGCCAGAAGGCGAAACAACCTACCGAATGTATCAGCCCTACGACATCCGAGGCTACCGTTTCATGGATGACGGCTCTTTTTACGTAAGCAGTACGCTGCCTGTCAACGGCAAGGACAGTAACCTTTTTGCTGAATGTCTGCTACTTGGCGGAGTGAGTCTCTACAGTTATCAGGACGGTGATCAGACCTACTATTACATGGTTGATGCCAACGGCAAGACTGCAACCATCAAAGAGGAGTCATACGACGACTACCGAACGGAGGATGCCATGAAGCGAAAGCGAGAGAACCTGCGCGGTGCTGCAGAAATCATGTTTATCAGTTCTGAGGCTACACAGGCCCTGTGGAAAAATGATATCACTGCAGCCAATCTGAAGAAGACGACACGCCGGTACAACCAGATGTATTGTAAGGAAGCTGGCGACTGTGTGGAGTTTGAATACGACAACAGCAAATCCAAGTATGCCACCCGCTTCTTGATGGAGGGCGGTATGAGATGGGGCCAGATCAATGACAAGAACCTGTCCTATCATGCCATGATGCCACATGTGGCGCTGGGCTTTGAGTTCGGTGCTTCACGCAACCATCCCAACCTTGCATACCAGTTCATGGTACTGGCTGGACTATACAAGAACAAGGTGAAGGATCTGGACGAGTATTCTCATCTCCGCGTCATGGAGAACGACAAGCTATGGATTGAAATCGATTGCGGACTTATCTATCGCTTTGACACAAAAAAGAAGCACCGCCCCTATATATGCGGCGGTACTACTTTATCTATGACTCAGGGACTTTACGGCGGACTTGGCTACGAGTTCTGCATGGGGCGCAGACTGCTGCGTGTAGGGGCTAAAGGCAACTGCCGTTTCATCAATCTGGCCAATATCCTCGACAGCAATATCTTCGAGTTCAAGAAGATGCCCTCAAAATCACTCGACCTGTCCGTTGCCTGGGTTTTCTAGGACCTATTCTGCGGCCACGACCTCAATCTCCACCAGTGCTCCCTTTGGCAAGGTCTTCACTGCCACTGCCGAACGGGCGGGATATGGCTCTGCAAAGAACTCGGCATAGACGGCGTTCA
Proteins encoded:
- a CDS encoding MBL fold metallo-hydrolase — translated: MLTIKAFEVNPLQENCYVVSDDTKECVIIDCGALYDNEQHAIQNYIREQQLKPVHHLCTHGHFDHVFGAAFVYKAFGLKPEAHANDQTMIEDLDQQCRMMGFDLGTSFTNIPLGRILSDQDVITFGHHSLKVLHTPGHSSGSIIFYCEEEHVAFSGDTLFRMSVGRTDLPGGSWEQLINSLSTVIAQLPAETTVYPGHGPKTNILDEVRMNPYFH
- a CDS encoding HAD family hydrolase, which codes for MKQLKAALFDLDGVVFDTEPQYTVFWGSQCRLYHPERPGLEHEIKGSTLQQIYDKWWSGELEKERDIVTRRLNEFEAQMDYSYIAGFEAFVRDLRQHGVKTAVVTSSNMPKMESVFRVRPEFKSLFDAILTSEDFAESKPSPDCYLKGAERFGVSPDECVVLEDSINGLKSGRAAGMYVVGLTTTNTKENIEALSNIQIKDYQDINYQKLNTLWQDI
- the panB gene encoding 3-methyl-2-oxobutanoate hydroxymethyltransferase; amino-acid sequence: MAGYLVSDNRKVTTHRFIEMKQKGEKISMLTSYDYTTAGIVDRAGIDGILVGDSASNVMAGNSTTLPMTVDQMIYHARSVVRAVKRALVVCDMPFGSYQTGVHDGVVNAIRIMKESGCDALKMEGGVEILDTVKAILDAGIPVMAHLGLTPQSINKFGTYAVRAKEEKEAAKLLSDAKALSEAGCFAVTLEKVPAALAEQVTREISVPTIGIGAGGKCDGQILVVADMLGMNQGFSPRFLRRYADLNTVMTDAIGQYVTDVKSGDFPNESESY
- the rsmG gene encoding 16S rRNA (guanine(527)-N(7))-methyltransferase RsmG, which produces MKLIEKYFPKLTNEQYAQFESLNALYHEWNQKINVISRKDIDNLYEHHVLHSMAIGRFIGFKPGTQILDFGTGGGFPGVPLAILFPECEFKLIDGTGKKIRVAQEVCDAIGLRNCHPEHLRGEDEKGKYDFVVSRAVMPLPDLVKIVRKNISKEQRNAIPNGVICLKGGNLQGETQPFKKIVQSTELSSYFSEEWFKEKYCIYLPL